In a single window of the Prionailurus viverrinus isolate Anna chromosome D3, UM_Priviv_1.0, whole genome shotgun sequence genome:
- the UPB1 gene encoding beta-ureidopropionase — protein sequence MEGPEWESLEQCLEKHLPPADLREVKRILYGKETRKLDLPGRAFEAASEGDFELQGYAFEAAKEQLRPPRTMRVGLVQNRTPLPADAPVAKQVTALHRRIEAIAEVAAMCGVNIICFQEAWTMPFAFCTREKLPWTEFAESAEDGPTTRYCQKLAKKHDMVVVSPILERDREHGDILWNTAVVISNSGAVLGKTRKNHIPRVGDFNESTYYMEGNLGHPVFQTQFGRIAVNICYGRHHPLNWLMYSINGAEIIFNPSATIGALSESLWPIEARNAAIANHCFTCAINRVGQEHFPNEFTSGDGKKAHQDFGYFYGSSYVAGPDSSRTPGLSRNRDGLLVAELDLNLCRQVNDIWNFKMTGRYEMYARELAEAIKPNYSPNIVKE from the exons ATGGAGGGGCCTGAATGGGAGTCGCTGGAGCAGTGCTTGGAGAAGCACCTGCCACCCGCAGACTTGAGGGAGGTGAAACGCATTCTCTATGGCAAGGAAACCAG GAAGCTCGATCTGCCCGGCAGGGCTTTTGAAGCCGCCTCTGAAGGGGACTTTGAGCTGCAAGGCTATGCCTTTGAGGCAGCAAAGGAGCAACTGAGGCCACCTCGGACCATGCGTGTGGGACTTGTTCAGAACAGAACTCCCCTGCCTGCCGATGCCCCTGTGGCAAAACAG GTCACTGCCCTTCACAGACGCATAGAAGCCATCGCAGAGGTGGCTGCAATGTGTGGAGTGAACATCATCTGTTTCCAGGAAGCATGGA CTATGCCCTTTGCTTTCTGTACGAGAGAGAAGCTCCCTTGGACAGAATTTGCTGAGTCAGCAGAGGATGGACCCACCACCAGATACTGTCAGAAG CTGGCAAAGAAGCATGACATGGTGGTGGTATCCCCCATCCTGGAACGAGACAGAGAGCATGGGGACATTTTGTGGAACACAGCTGTGGTGATCTCCAATTCTGGAGCTGTCCTGGGAAAGACCAGGAAAAACCACATCCCCAGAGTGGGTGACTTCAATGAG TCAACTTACTACATGGAGGGAAACCTCGGACACCCCGTGTTCCAGACTCAGTTCGGGAGGATTGCGGTGAACATTTGCTATGGGCGGCACCACCCTCTCAACTGGCTCATGTACAGCATCAACGGGGCTGAGATCATCTTCAACCCCTCAGCCACCATCGGAGCACTCAG TGAGTCCCTGTGGCCAATTGAGGCCAGAAACGCAGCCATTGCAAATCACTGCTTCACCTGTGCTATCAACCGCGTGGGCCAG GAGCACTTCCCGAATGAGTTTACCTCTGGAGATGGGAAGAAAG CTCACCAGGACTTCGGCTACTTTTATGGCTCGAGCTACGTGGCAGGCCCGGACAGCAGCCGCACCCCTGGTCTCTCCCGCAATCGGGACGGGCTGCTGGTTGCCGAGCTTGACCTGAACCTCTGCCGGCAGGTGAATGACATCTGGAACTTCAAG ATGACGGGCAGATATGAGATGTACGCTCGGGAACTTGCCGAAGCCATCAAACCCAACTACAGCCCCAATATTGTGAAAGAGTAG